A single genomic interval of Lentimicrobium saccharophilum harbors:
- a CDS encoding fimbrial biogenesis chaperone translates to MKRIKSICLSALLLTLSLLSILPSAAFAQGDLLITPRRVVFEGSKQSQELTLANTGRDTARYNVSFVQYRMNENGSFEQIEEPDSGQYFADKYLRFFPRSVTLAPGESQVVRMQFRRMPDMEPVEYRSHVYFRAVPKETALGEEPQQDSTSIGIRLIPIFGITIPVIIRPAELSATTELREIILDTKSDTIPYLSVTFHRSGDKSVYGDLTVSWIPDKGPAVEVGIVRGIAVYTPNKVRRFKMQLLKNEEIDYTKGKLLVRYQSPGDLKPEVYATREISLQ, encoded by the coding sequence ATGAAAAGAATAAAAAGCATCTGTTTGTCTGCATTGCTGCTGACGTTGTCACTCCTTTCAATCCTTCCGTCCGCTGCATTTGCCCAGGGCGATCTGCTGATTACGCCCCGCCGGGTGGTATTTGAAGGAAGCAAGCAATCGCAGGAGCTGACCCTGGCCAACACCGGCAGGGATACCGCCAGGTACAATGTATCCTTTGTGCAGTACCGGATGAATGAGAACGGATCTTTCGAGCAGATTGAGGAACCGGATTCCGGACAATACTTTGCCGATAAATACCTGCGCTTCTTTCCCAGATCGGTCACCCTGGCTCCGGGAGAATCACAGGTAGTAAGGATGCAGTTCCGGCGCATGCCGGACATGGAGCCGGTTGAATACCGCTCGCATGTCTATTTCAGAGCGGTACCCAAAGAAACCGCGCTGGGCGAAGAACCGCAGCAGGACAGCACTTCCATAGGCATCCGGCTGATCCCGATATTCGGGATTACCATTCCTGTTATCATCCGTCCGGCAGAACTTTCGGCAACTACCGAACTAAGGGAAATTATTCTGGATACAAAATCTGATACAATCCCTTATTTATCGGTTACTTTTCACCGTTCCGGCGATAAATCTGTCTACGGAGACCTTACCGTCAGTTGGATTCCTGATAAGGGACCGGCTGTTGAAGTCGGGATTGTCAGGGGCATAGCCGTGTACACTCCCAATAAGGTTCGCCGGTTTAAAATGCAACTGCTTAAGAACGAAGAAATTGATTACACCAAAGGCAAACTGCTGGTACGCTACCAATCGCCGGGCGACCTGAAACCGGAGGTGTATGCAACGCGGGAGATATCCCTGCAATAG